A window from Hymenobacter volaticus encodes these proteins:
- a CDS encoding M16 family metallopeptidase, whose product MLDRQVAPPVQPLASVTLPAADVFSLPNGARLHIMHNDAQPVVRLQVVFKAGKWYEPVSGLSLLTARMLLEGTRTRTARQIADELAFYGASLDCEQGFDRATLTLYCLTRHLEQLLPLVQDVLTEATFPLPELELLKTRTVQNIRVERQKNSYLAAELFSRNLYGPSYPYGNTFDESVFVTITQAAVQDYYQSAYNFSEAEIFLCGDVSQADEQRIKDSLGQLSSSYASPILVPNFKFSEAASHEHKIISDSLQASLRIGRLWPSLTHPDTHKLQVLIKVLGGYFGSRLMKNIREDKGFTYGIYSTIGPREHACSLTIGTDVNGESAYAAVGEIKYELRRLQTELIPQDELQTVKNYVTGKFANELSTVFEQCDKYKTIVFLNLPEDYYSNFIHEVNCVDSKQLLELAQQYLTPESMVEVIVGPKAQA is encoded by the coding sequence ATGCTCGACCGACAAGTCGCTCCTCCCGTTCAGCCGCTGGCCAGTGTAACGCTGCCCGCGGCTGACGTGTTTTCGCTCCCTAATGGAGCCCGCCTGCATATCATGCATAATGATGCGCAGCCTGTAGTGCGCCTACAAGTAGTATTCAAAGCAGGTAAATGGTATGAACCAGTTTCTGGTTTATCGTTACTCACCGCTCGGATGCTGCTTGAAGGCACCCGCACTCGTACCGCTCGTCAGATTGCTGATGAGCTTGCCTTTTATGGTGCCTCCCTCGATTGTGAGCAAGGTTTTGACCGGGCTACTTTAACTCTTTACTGCCTTACACGCCACCTTGAACAGCTTTTACCACTCGTTCAAGACGTGTTAACAGAAGCCACATTTCCATTGCCAGAGTTAGAGCTACTCAAGACTAGAACCGTACAAAATATACGGGTTGAGCGTCAAAAGAATAGCTATCTAGCGGCTGAGCTTTTTTCGCGCAACTTGTATGGACCTAGTTATCCATACGGAAACACCTTCGACGAGTCAGTTTTCGTTACAATCACTCAAGCAGCCGTTCAAGACTACTATCAATCAGCTTATAATTTTTCTGAAGCCGAAATTTTCCTGTGTGGAGATGTCAGCCAAGCTGATGAGCAAAGAATTAAAGACAGTTTAGGCCAGCTGAGTAGCTCATACGCTTCGCCCATCCTAGTTCCTAATTTCAAGTTTTCTGAAGCGGCTTCGCATGAACATAAAATTATTTCTGATAGCCTTCAAGCTTCGTTGCGTATAGGCCGACTCTGGCCTTCTCTTACTCACCCCGATACTCATAAGCTTCAAGTGCTCATTAAGGTGCTAGGTGGGTATTTTGGCTCTCGCTTGATGAAGAACATCAGAGAAGACAAGGGCTTCACTTATGGCATTTATTCAACAATAGGCCCTCGTGAGCATGCTTGTTCGCTCACTATCGGTACCGATGTAAACGGTGAAAGTGCTTATGCGGCAGTGGGTGAGATTAAGTATGAGCTTCGCCGGCTACAAACTGAACTCATCCCTCAAGATGAGTTACAAACCGTCAAAAACTATGTAACGGGTAAGTTCGCTAATGAACTGAGCACTGTTTTTGAACAGTGCGATAAGTACAAGACTATTGTGTTTTTGAATTTACCAGAAGATTACTACTCCAACTTCATACATGAAGTTAACTGCGTTGACTCCAAACAATTGTTAGAACTCGCACAACAGTATCTGACTCCCGAGTCAATGGTAGAAGTAATAGTTGGTCCTAAGGCACAAGCCTAA
- the porV gene encoding type IX secretion system outer membrane channel protein PorV produces the protein MTFSKLSVRSTLFTGLLGFPLLGVAQSSPNTITTAVPILSVSPDSRSAALGEAGVAISPDANSAYYNAGKLGFSPNKYSVSTSYTPWLGTITDDMGLAFLSGYAKVNERSAISASLMYFDLGEIEFRDPQNQPQGFGNPKEYAFTVAYGQKLSENLGVGVAARYIRSNLTQVGTDSKPGNAAAVDLGIYYNKDLSIGPSDYNLGLGAAITNVGNKITYSNPRQADFLPTTLKVGGAITRELDAYNKITLTADFAKLLVPTPFYEEGPEPTTPAEIEARRERVQAENDKRRAKGPVAGVFGSFSDAPGGFREELREINISTGVEYVYNDLLMARVGYFYENPVKGDRNYLSFGLGVRYQVFGVDGAYLVPNSKNNPLAQTIRVSLHFNFNNSDQAFGTGTETPTN, from the coding sequence ATGACCTTTTCGAAGCTGTCCGTGCGTTCTACGCTCTTCACCGGATTATTAGGTTTTCCATTACTTGGAGTTGCTCAATCCTCTCCTAATACCATTACTACTGCCGTTCCTATTCTCTCGGTCAGTCCTGACTCTCGTTCAGCCGCGCTAGGCGAAGCAGGAGTCGCTATTTCGCCTGATGCTAATTCGGCTTACTATAATGCAGGTAAGCTTGGTTTCTCTCCCAACAAGTACAGTGTTTCCACTTCCTATACTCCGTGGCTAGGTACCATTACCGATGACATGGGTTTGGCTTTCTTATCAGGCTACGCTAAAGTCAATGAGCGCTCTGCTATTTCAGCTTCGCTCATGTATTTTGACTTAGGTGAAATTGAGTTTCGCGACCCACAGAACCAGCCCCAAGGCTTCGGCAACCCTAAAGAATATGCCTTTACAGTAGCTTACGGCCAGAAGCTCTCTGAGAACTTAGGCGTTGGAGTAGCTGCACGCTACATCCGCTCCAACCTTACACAAGTGGGTACTGATTCCAAGCCTGGTAATGCTGCTGCAGTTGACTTAGGCATCTATTACAACAAAGACTTATCTATTGGTCCCTCAGACTATAACCTCGGTCTTGGAGCTGCCATAACCAATGTAGGCAACAAGATCACCTATTCCAACCCACGGCAAGCAGACTTCTTACCCACCACACTCAAAGTAGGCGGAGCAATAACTCGGGAGTTGGATGCTTACAACAAAATTACGCTCACTGCTGACTTTGCAAAGCTCTTGGTTCCCACTCCTTTTTATGAAGAAGGACCTGAGCCTACTACTCCTGCTGAGATTGAGGCCAGAAGAGAACGTGTCCAAGCTGAGAATGATAAACGTCGTGCTAAAGGGCCAGTTGCTGGTGTGTTTGGCTCCTTTAGTGATGCCCCTGGTGGATTTCGCGAAGAGCTACGCGAAATCAATATTTCAACTGGTGTAGAGTATGTCTACAACGATCTGCTTATGGCTCGCGTAGGTTACTTCTACGAGAACCCAGTGAAAGGCGACCGTAACTACCTCAGCTTTGGTTTAGGTGTTCGGTATCAAGTATTTGGAGTTGATGGAGCATACTTAGTTCCTAACTCTAAAAACAATCCTCTAGCACAGACTATTCGGGTTTCTCTCCACTTCAACTTCAACAATTCAGACCAGGCGTTCGGCACGGGTACTGAGACTCCTACAAACTAA
- a CDS encoding T9SS type A sorting domain-containing protein, which produces MDNTSFVYGGITATNTTLLARLFDESGINTAGSGIGHEITATLDNDPARLTVLNDFYTASVDSFQAGNVQYQFKDLSTGPHVLHVKAWDTFNNSSIKDIEFIAAQTDKLALSHVLNYPNPFAGRTTFHFDHNRQGEDLDVQVQIFTVSGRLVRTLQATIPSSGSHVPQSLNDNTLSWNGRDDFNDQLARGVYVYRVSVRSNKDQSTTSKFEKLVILN; this is translated from the coding sequence ATGGACAACACGTCTTTTGTGTATGGTGGAATTACAGCTACAAACACGACCCTGCTAGCTCGTCTTTTTGATGAAAGCGGCATTAATACGGCAGGCTCTGGAATCGGCCATGAAATCACTGCTACTCTCGACAACGATCCAGCTCGCCTTACAGTCCTTAATGATTTCTATACGGCCAGTGTCGATAGCTTTCAGGCCGGTAATGTTCAGTACCAGTTTAAGGATTTGAGTACGGGTCCCCACGTGCTCCATGTTAAGGCCTGGGATACGTTCAACAACTCTTCTATTAAGGACATAGAATTTATTGCTGCTCAAACCGATAAACTCGCTCTTAGTCACGTCCTAAACTATCCTAATCCATTTGCAGGCCGTACCACATTCCATTTCGACCATAACCGTCAAGGCGAAGATTTGGATGTGCAAGTGCAAATTTTCACTGTTTCAGGGCGCTTAGTTCGTACGCTTCAAGCTACTATTCCTAGCAGCGGATCCCACGTGCCGCAAAGCCTAAACGACAACACCCTTTCCTGGAATGGCCGCGATGACTTTAACGACCAATTAGCACGTGGTGTGTACGTTTACCGGGTGAGCGTACGTTCCAACAAAGATCAGTCGACAACCTCCAAGTTTGAAAAACTGGTAATTTTAAACTAG
- the porU gene encoding type IX secretion system sortase PorU, translating to MRYFTLLVISCCLLLGFSAQAQDGRRSAVVRLRWQGYDEVPGSDYRLRKVPSFSGAQYRTGSLFSHYILNVPGPVSEGELRNAVYEPFSAADIAIFKFASLPLVTTLTVAEGTQQGQTVSIVTIPAVRRSAQSGQYEKLVTAEYSYLPGTPTARRVQQITHATTSVLASGNWYKIGVPKSGIFKLDYDFLRTLFGNDLTSVDPSRLQVYGNATGLLPQPISTPRPDDLVENAVYFSGNTNTTLENNEYFLFYARGPHTWEREPNTQRFRHIQNIYSDTAYYFVTVAAPPRTGRRVQAAPAVGAANAPAISQYTEREFYEKEKVNLAKSGRQWLGDGLLNGTSQTFSFSKITDLVPGSTVQVTASLAGSSLNGQAFQLTLNNNQLGTVPLSGVPSYRRDYPEYANTSINNFSAMASASSTPLRIGLTYTGSDAADTGYLDYLEVNAIKPLQLSGSAIEFRSFANLQAGRISQFNIANSTGALVWDVTNPRRAKSYTITATGSFIAPTDSLREFVAFTPTGTFDKPTTFGRVANQNLHASLNSNVDLVIVTHPLFLQEAERLAAHRRAHDNLKVEVATTTQVYNEFGSGGQDISAIRDMMKMVYDRRSSPNKQQYLLLFGDASYDYKSPGISAQNFVPTYESRESFSPIRGRDNQLGPQTFCSDDYYALLDENEGEWAENGGRIELMDISVGRLPVRIPRGQSVTAQASRVVQKLIDYDSKAAPLGNWRNNVTFVTDDGDDGSHIRQAEVLLQEANAKLQAFNIRKIYLAMYQQINGASGERSPDAELAIDNSFEKGSLIINYNGHGGPTSLADERILTNASVLRLLNKNKLTFMVTGTCDFSYYDDPLRDSAGEQALTDTDGGAIGLYTTTRLVFADKSQPSFFLDSILSVRSGAVTRIGQAVVYAKNNVAGDVLSRNYVLLGDPSSRLARPKLAMTLDAVNGQPVTATSADTLKALSTIRLSGSVRNGSSTSAAVDTDFSGTAQIVVYEKPIDITLEEYKKPNSSELQPIQIQENIIYSGQATVKAGRFSLQFVVPRDINYNAGLGKVSLYAKDTVRITDAHGYRAVPIGGASSSVNQDTIPQESLYTWTTRLLCMVELQLQTRPC from the coding sequence ATGCGCTACTTTACTCTTTTGGTAATTAGTTGCTGCCTGCTCCTAGGGTTTTCAGCACAAGCCCAAGATGGCCGTCGGTCGGCAGTTGTTCGGCTACGCTGGCAAGGGTACGACGAAGTACCAGGCTCTGATTACAGGTTGCGGAAAGTGCCCTCATTTTCGGGTGCTCAATATCGCACTGGCTCGTTGTTTAGCCATTACATTCTGAATGTACCCGGACCCGTCTCTGAAGGAGAATTACGCAATGCGGTTTACGAGCCTTTCTCTGCCGCCGATATTGCGATTTTCAAATTCGCTTCGCTGCCTCTAGTTACTACTCTGACCGTGGCTGAAGGTACCCAACAAGGCCAAACGGTTAGTATCGTAACAATACCTGCCGTGCGTCGCAGTGCGCAAAGTGGGCAGTACGAAAAATTGGTTACGGCCGAGTACAGTTACCTTCCTGGTACCCCTACTGCCCGCCGCGTTCAGCAAATTACTCACGCTACTACCTCAGTTCTTGCTTCTGGCAACTGGTACAAAATCGGTGTACCCAAAAGCGGCATCTTCAAGCTGGACTACGATTTCCTACGCACTCTTTTTGGCAACGACCTCACTAGCGTCGATCCTAGCCGTCTTCAAGTGTATGGTAATGCCACCGGCCTGCTCCCCCAGCCAATTAGCACCCCACGCCCCGATGACTTGGTAGAAAATGCGGTGTATTTCTCTGGTAACACAAATACTACACTAGAGAACAACGAGTACTTCCTTTTTTATGCCCGCGGGCCGCATACCTGGGAACGAGAACCCAATACTCAGCGCTTTCGGCATATCCAAAATATCTATTCTGACACAGCCTATTACTTTGTAACTGTAGCGGCTCCACCGCGCACCGGCCGCCGGGTGCAGGCTGCTCCCGCCGTAGGTGCTGCTAATGCTCCTGCTATTTCGCAATACACAGAGCGCGAGTTTTACGAGAAGGAAAAAGTAAACCTAGCTAAGTCGGGCCGGCAATGGCTAGGTGACGGTTTACTGAACGGCACCTCCCAAACCTTCTCGTTCAGCAAAATCACTGATTTGGTACCTGGTAGCACCGTACAGGTAACAGCCTCTCTAGCGGGCAGTTCACTGAACGGTCAGGCATTCCAGCTCACGCTCAATAACAACCAACTTGGCACTGTGCCTTTATCGGGGGTTCCATCTTATCGTCGTGATTATCCAGAATATGCCAATACTAGCATAAATAATTTTTCTGCTATGGCCTCTGCGTCTTCAACCCCCTTGCGAATAGGACTGACGTACACAGGTTCTGACGCAGCCGATACAGGCTACCTTGATTATCTGGAAGTAAATGCCATAAAGCCACTTCAGCTTAGTGGATCGGCAATAGAATTTCGCTCTTTCGCCAATCTACAGGCTGGCCGAATCAGTCAGTTCAACATTGCAAACAGCACGGGTGCTCTTGTATGGGATGTTACTAATCCTCGTCGGGCCAAGTCATATACAATAACCGCCACTGGCTCCTTTATAGCTCCCACCGATTCTCTTCGCGAATTTGTGGCCTTTACCCCTACCGGCACTTTCGACAAACCAACCACTTTTGGGCGTGTAGCCAATCAGAATCTGCACGCCAGTCTCAATTCCAACGTCGACTTAGTTATCGTTACGCATCCTCTCTTCTTGCAGGAAGCTGAACGGTTAGCAGCCCATCGTCGCGCTCATGATAATCTAAAAGTGGAAGTAGCAACTACCACCCAGGTGTACAATGAATTTGGGTCGGGGGGGCAAGACATCAGCGCCATTCGTGACATGATGAAGATGGTGTACGACCGGCGTAGTTCACCTAACAAGCAACAGTATTTGCTGCTTTTTGGTGATGCTTCCTACGACTACAAGTCTCCTGGTATCAGTGCCCAGAACTTTGTGCCTACTTACGAATCACGTGAATCCTTTTCTCCAATTAGAGGGCGCGATAATCAGTTGGGGCCCCAAACCTTCTGCTCTGATGATTATTATGCTTTGCTTGATGAAAACGAAGGTGAATGGGCTGAAAATGGAGGTCGAATCGAATTGATGGATATCAGCGTGGGCCGCTTGCCCGTACGCATTCCACGCGGTCAATCAGTTACTGCACAAGCCAGCAGAGTGGTCCAAAAGCTGATTGATTACGATAGCAAGGCCGCTCCTCTAGGTAACTGGCGCAATAATGTCACTTTTGTTACCGACGATGGAGATGACGGAAGCCACATACGTCAAGCTGAAGTATTATTGCAAGAGGCCAATGCCAAACTGCAGGCGTTTAATATTCGCAAAATATACTTAGCTATGTATCAACAGATTAATGGAGCATCCGGGGAGAGGTCGCCAGATGCCGAGTTAGCTATTGATAATTCATTTGAAAAAGGGTCACTTATTATCAATTATAACGGACACGGTGGTCCTACTAGTTTAGCCGATGAGCGCATTTTGACAAATGCCTCTGTATTGCGCTTGCTCAACAAGAACAAGCTGACCTTCATGGTTACTGGCACCTGTGACTTTAGCTATTACGATGATCCTCTGAGGGATTCAGCAGGGGAGCAAGCCCTTACGGACACAGATGGAGGAGCTATTGGCCTTTATACTACCACTCGATTAGTATTTGCCGATAAATCACAGCCCAGTTTTTTCCTTGATTCCATACTGTCTGTAAGAAGTGGGGCTGTTACGCGTATAGGTCAAGCGGTTGTTTATGCCAAAAACAATGTAGCCGGTGACGTATTAAGCCGCAATTATGTCTTATTAGGTGATCCATCCTCTAGACTAGCTAGGCCTAAATTAGCGATGACCTTAGATGCGGTTAATGGTCAGCCGGTAACTGCTACTTCCGCAGACACACTGAAAGCATTATCAACCATACGACTTTCAGGTTCGGTACGTAACGGCAGTTCCACTTCCGCGGCTGTCGATACAGACTTCTCTGGTACTGCTCAGATAGTCGTTTATGAGAAGCCTATTGATATCACACTGGAAGAGTACAAGAAACCCAATAGTAGTGAGCTACAGCCCATCCAAATCCAAGAGAATATCATCTACTCTGGCCAAGCTACAGTGAAAGCAGGCCGCTTTTCACTGCAATTTGTAGTTCCTCGTGACATCAACTATAACGCTGGACTAGGCAAGGTTAGTCTTTACGCGAAAGACACCGTCCGGATCACGGATGCTCATGGCTATCGTGCCGTGCCTATAGGAGGCGCGTCCTCATCCGTCAATCAGGACACTATTCCCCAAGAATCACTTTACACATGGACAACACGTCTTTTGTGTATGGTGGAATTACAGCTACAAACACGACCCTGCTAG
- a CDS encoding CDP-alcohol phosphatidyltransferase family protein, producing the protein MKNHIPNAITCLNLFAGCLALTQIFAGNLETAAYFVGLAAAFDFADGLLARALHASSPIGKDLDSLADMVSFGVVPGAFLFDLLRQAGAGTPSWLPYAGFIVTVFSALRLAKFNNDTRQTTSFIGLPTPACTLVVASLPLILAHDSFHISSFILNPWVLIGLTLLLSGLLVSEIPLFALKFKNLSWQDNGVQFVFLLLAVALLLGMQATAIPLVVLLYVVLSMLRPSVG; encoded by the coding sequence TTGAAAAACCATATTCCTAACGCTATTACTTGCCTCAATTTATTTGCGGGCTGCTTGGCGCTAACGCAAATCTTTGCTGGCAACCTCGAAACGGCTGCTTACTTCGTGGGGTTGGCCGCCGCCTTCGATTTTGCCGATGGTCTGTTAGCTCGCGCCCTACATGCTTCTTCCCCTATTGGCAAGGACCTAGATTCGTTGGCTGATATGGTTTCGTTTGGTGTAGTGCCAGGAGCTTTTCTATTTGATTTGTTGAGGCAGGCCGGCGCTGGCACCCCATCTTGGCTGCCCTACGCGGGCTTTATCGTTACGGTGTTTTCTGCATTACGGCTTGCCAAGTTCAACAACGATACTCGGCAAACTACTTCCTTCATTGGTCTCCCCACGCCGGCCTGTACCCTGGTAGTAGCCTCCCTCCCCCTTATTCTGGCTCACGACTCGTTCCACATCAGCAGCTTTATCCTGAATCCTTGGGTGCTGATTGGGCTAACGTTGCTGTTGTCTGGGTTGCTGGTGTCCGAAATCCCGCTTTTTGCTCTCAAATTCAAAAACCTGAGTTGGCAGGACAACGGGGTGCAGTTCGTGTTTCTGCTCCTGGCCGTGGCCTTGCTTTTGGGCATGCAAGCAACTGCTATTCCGCTGGTCGTATTGCTCTACGTGGTGCTGTCTATGCTACGGCCCTCAGTCGGTTGA
- a CDS encoding MBL fold metallo-hydrolase — MTVSGFTFNAFSENTYLLHDATGQCAIVDPGCYDRAEQQALRHFIEAQNLNVVLLLNTHCHIDHVLGNQFILDTYKVPFLIHEADLATLRAVSSYASSYGFPAYSPAEPTGFLTTDAPVQFGDTTLEVRFAPGHAPGHVVFYHAPTSTVIGGDVLFKGSVGRTDLPGGDYNTLIRSIETHLLTLPDDVTVYPGHGPATTIGTERQTNPFLN, encoded by the coding sequence ATGACCGTTTCTGGGTTCACTTTTAATGCCTTCTCTGAAAACACGTACCTGCTGCACGATGCTACTGGCCAGTGTGCTATCGTAGACCCGGGCTGTTATGACCGCGCCGAGCAACAAGCTCTGCGTCATTTTATAGAAGCGCAAAACCTGAACGTCGTACTGCTGCTGAACACGCACTGCCACATCGACCATGTGCTCGGCAACCAGTTCATACTCGATACTTATAAAGTTCCTTTCCTGATCCACGAAGCCGACTTGGCTACGTTGCGCGCTGTGTCGAGCTATGCGTCGAGCTATGGATTTCCGGCATACTCACCAGCCGAGCCCACCGGTTTCCTGACAACCGATGCACCGGTTCAGTTCGGTGATACCACCTTAGAGGTACGCTTCGCCCCAGGTCACGCGCCGGGCCATGTCGTATTCTATCATGCTCCTACCTCAACCGTTATTGGGGGCGACGTTCTGTTCAAAGGCAGCGTCGGCCGCACCGACCTGCCCGGCGGCGACTATAACACGCTCATTCGCAGCATCGAAACCCATCTCCTCACCCTACCCGACGACGTGACTGTGTATCCTGGTCATGGCCCGGCCACCACCATCGGTACCGAGCGCCAGACAAACCCCTTCTTAAACTAG
- a CDS encoding NAD(P)/FAD-dependent oxidoreductase, which yields MKEYDYLILGHGIAGATLAWELRRRGRTVLVLDANQPNSASKVAAGLINPVAGKRFALAWRADELLPAASAFYRELEQHFDQQFFYELPIWKLFSSVAEQNTMVARSADQPWQDFVEDAGAPLPPTIGVRDEFGGLCIRRGGYVQLNDMLATLTREQLANGGLEYETFDWEQLVTGPTGITYAGRVRARHLVCCEGAAAIENPYFQWLPLTPNQGEVLDVECQGLSQEQVLNKGAYVVPLGNGRFRVGATYRWPPFAEGTTPEALAELSSRLAATTNLPFAVRAQKAGVRPAVRDRKPLLGRHPEVPELSIFNGFGSKGVMLAPRLATLLADHLENPAIDLWPEVNIKRYQTLYKTASRAVQLSS from the coding sequence ATGAAGGAATACGATTACCTGATTCTTGGCCACGGCATTGCAGGAGCTACGCTGGCATGGGAACTGCGTCGGCGAGGCCGCACCGTGTTGGTGCTGGATGCCAACCAGCCCAATTCGGCTTCGAAAGTGGCCGCAGGACTAATAAATCCGGTGGCCGGTAAGCGGTTTGCGCTGGCTTGGCGAGCCGACGAACTGCTGCCTGCTGCTAGTGCATTTTATCGGGAGTTAGAGCAGCATTTTGATCAGCAGTTTTTCTATGAGCTGCCTATCTGGAAGCTGTTTTCGTCGGTGGCGGAGCAGAACACGATGGTGGCTCGCAGCGCCGACCAACCCTGGCAGGATTTCGTGGAAGACGCTGGTGCCCCTTTGCCCCCAACCATTGGTGTACGAGACGAATTTGGTGGCCTTTGTATTCGGCGCGGAGGGTACGTGCAACTAAACGACATGTTGGCTACTCTTACCCGCGAACAGCTGGCAAACGGCGGGCTTGAATATGAAACTTTCGATTGGGAGCAACTCGTTACTGGCCCAACCGGTATTACGTATGCGGGTCGCGTGCGCGCACGACATTTAGTTTGTTGTGAAGGTGCTGCGGCTATTGAAAATCCGTACTTTCAGTGGCTGCCCCTTACCCCCAACCAGGGCGAGGTGCTTGATGTAGAATGCCAGGGCCTTTCGCAGGAACAGGTGCTCAACAAAGGAGCTTACGTGGTACCGCTCGGCAACGGGCGGTTCCGGGTAGGCGCCACGTACCGCTGGCCCCCATTTGCGGAAGGCACCACGCCCGAAGCACTTGCGGAGCTAAGTAGCCGGCTAGCTGCCACCACCAATTTGCCGTTCGCAGTGCGGGCACAAAAGGCAGGTGTGCGGCCCGCCGTGCGTGACCGAAAACCACTGCTGGGCCGGCATCCGGAAGTGCCAGAGTTGAGTATATTTAATGGCTTCGGCTCGAAGGGTGTAATGCTGGCTCCGCGGCTGGCCACCTTACTAGCCGACCATCTTGAAAATCCGGCCATTGACTTGTGGCCAGAGGTCAATATTAAGCGTTACCAAACGTTGTATAAGACGGCTTCTCGGGCCGTTCAACTTTCTTCCTGA